Part of the Candidatus Binatia bacterium genome, GATCCGCCATCTGCTCCCACACGCGACGTAATACGGGCGCCTGCCGGTGCGTGATCGTGCCGACGACCAGGAGGAGATCCGACTGGCGCGGCGTGAACCGCGGTAGGGTCAGCCCGAATCGATCGGTGTCGAACCTCGGGCCCGTGACGGACATGTATTCCATCCCGCAGCAGGCCGTGACGAAGGGGTACTGGAAGAACGCGAACTTCCGCGCCCACGCCAGAGCGTCCTCGTAGCGAGACGTAAAGAACGAGTCTCGCAGGTCCGACCCACCCGGACGGCCATCCTGGTGGAGAAACTGCTCTTTTGTTT contains:
- the nuoB gene encoding NADH-quinone oxidoreductase subunit NuoB; amino-acid sequence: MATETKEQFLHQDGRPGGSDLRDSFFTSRYEDALAWARKFAFFQYPFVTACCGMEYMSVTGPRFDTDRFGLTLPRFTPRQSDLLLVVGTITHRQAPVLRRVWEQMADPKWVMSFGNCTNTGGPYNNYAVVQGIDSIVPVDIYVPGCPPRPEAVIDGLLKLQERIRRERSDRPVENIHGQQPALDFQAGAPVRMSPGQVKIHDV